CGCGCCGGAAAGACGTATTCGGGCGCCGCATCGAGCACGATGTGCACCTCGGCGCCCTGCGCGAGCCGGCCCGCCACCACCTCGGGCACGAAGAACGTCATGTACACGTCCGACAGATCCACCAGGCTGAGCACCTTGCCGCCGGGACCGAGCACTTCGCCCGGCTGGGCGATCCGGTACTGGACGCGTCCGTCCCGGGGCGCGACCAGCACGTTGTCGTCCAGGTCGGCCTCGATGCGGGCGACGGTGGCGTCGGCCGCGGAAACCATCGAGCGAGCGGCGTCGACCTCCGCGCGCGCGGCGAGCACGCCCGCCTTCGCGGCTTGCACCTGCGCGCGCGTCGCGGCCAGTGCGGCCTGGGCGCCCAGAACGCGGGCGCGGTCGTCATCCACCTCCTGCGCCGATGCGGCACCCTCGCGCACCAGCGTCTCGGAGCGCCGCAGCCGCCGCCGCGCGGCATCGACCTCGCTTTCGCGCTGTGCCACGAGTGCGATGGCCGCATCGCGTTCGTTCTCGCGCACCTTGACCTGCGCCTCGGCGCTGCCCACGCCGACGCCGGCCTGGACCTGCCGTGCGCGCGCCTCGTCGCGTTGCGCCTCGAGGGTCTGCACCTGCATGTGGGCGAGCACCTGGCCGGCGGCAACGACATCGCCCTCCTCGACCTCGATGTCGCGCACCCGGCCGCCCAGCTTGCTCGCGATGTCGAACTCCGTGGCCTCGATCCGGCCGTTGCCGCCGATGAACGCGTCTCCCGGGCCGCCGCGGTGCAGGCGCGCCCAGAGGTAGGCGCCGCCGAGCGCGATTGCGGCGATGAGCAGCACGAGCGCCGCCAGCTTGCGCGCCCCGCTGCTCATGGCGACACCGAAGGAGACGCGGCGAGCGACCCGCCGCCCAGCGCTGCGTACACCGCGACGCGGCTGGACAGCGCGAGCCTGCGCGCCTGCACCAGTTGCTGGCCCGCGGTCAGCAGGTCACGCTGGGCATCCAGCACTTCGAGGTAGGCGGCGGCCCCGTTGTCGTAGCGCAGCTGCGCCAGGCGTGCGCGTTCGGTCTGCACGGCGAGCGCGCCCTGCGCGATGGCTGCCTGCTCCGCGGACCAGCGACGCGCCGAGAGGGCATCCGCGACGTCGCGAAAGGCGCCCTGCACGGTCTTCTCGTAGTTGTCGATGGCCTGCTGCCGGCGCGCTTGCGCCAGCGCGAGTCCGGCACGCCGGCGCCCGCCATCGAACAACGGCAGCGATACGGCCGGCGAAAACACCCAGGCTCCGCTGCCGGGCGCGAACAGGCCTTCGAGCTCGGCGCTGGCCGTGCCGGCCGAGGCCGTGAGGACAACGCGCGGAAAGAACGCGGCGCGCGCGGCGCCGACGTTGGCATTCTCGGCGCGCAGCTGGTGTTCCGCGGCCACGATATCGGGACGCGCGGCGAGCAGGTCCGATGGCAGCCCGGGATTCGCGTCGCCCACCAGTTCCTCCTGCGTGCGAAGCGCTGCGACCGGCGCCAGGTTGACAGGCGCGCCGACCAGCAGCGTGAGCGCATGGGCCTGCGCCTGCCGCGACTGCTCCAGTTGCGCGGCGAGGGCACGCGCCTGCATCAGCAGCGTCTCGACCTGCGCCACATTCAGCCGCGAGGTGGCGCCCTCTTCCATCCTGCGAACGAAGATGCGCAGGCTCTGGGCCCGGCTGTCGGTGAACTGGTGCGCCAGCGCCAGGCGCTCGTCCGTTTCGCACAGCTGGAGATACCCGTTGGCGACTTCGCTCACAAGGTTGACAACGACCGCGCGCCTGCCCGCCTCGGTGGCTAGGAAGATCTCCAATGCCGCGTCCTGCAGGTCTCGCAGGCGCCCCCACATGTCGAGCTCCCAGCTCGCCACGCCGATGCCGACGCTGAACTGGCTGCCGGTGACGGGCCTGCCCGTGAGATTCAGGTCGCCCGGCACGCGCGACCGGTCCACCCCCGCGGAAAGACCGACGACGGGAAAGCGCTCGGCGCGTTGCGCGGCAAGCACCGCGCGCGCCTGGGCGACGCGATGCACGGCGATGCGGAGGTCCCGGTTCTCGTCGAGCGCCCGTGCGATCAGGCTTCTGAGGCTTGCATCGACGAAGTACTCGTGCCATGCAATACGCGAAGTGTCCGCGCCTTGCGGCAGCTCTTGCGCAGGGAAGAGCGCCGCTACCGCGGGTGGTGGCAGGTCATTCCTCGCCAGCGACGCGCAACCCGCCAGCGCGCACAGCGTGGCGGCAATGGCGATGGCCTTTTCGGCGCGCCGCGTCACCGGAACCTGCGAACCACGGCAGCCTCGCCGTTCTTGCGTTGCGCGTTTGCTTTCCATCCGGCGATGGTCGCGGAGCCGCCACGACCTTTCGTTGATCCAACGCAAAAGTCCGGCGAGCTGCGCCTGCGGTGCGCTCCCCGGCCGAAAGACCTTTGCGCAGGCTCAAGTGCTGGTCGCCATGCAAGCCATATGGTTCGTGCATGCACCACTTTTGGCTCGGGCTCGAACTGCTCCTGTTGCTCGCAGTTGCCAACAATGCGCCCATCGCAACCAAGCTGCTGCTGGGCAACCGTTGGTCCTGGCCATTGGACGGGGGCATCAGGCTTGGTGACGGCCGGCCGCTTCTGGGGCCGTCCAAGACAGCGAGAGGCGTGGTTGCGTCCGTTGCCGCATGCGTGCTGTGCGCACCGCTCGTGGGCTTGTCGCCGGGCATCGGCGCCGCCATCGGTGCGGCCGCCATGGCCGCAGACGCGCTCTCCAGCTTCATCAAGCGGCGACTGGCCATCGAGCCGAGCGGACGGGCCTTCGGGCTGGACCAGATTCCGGAATCGCTGCTGCCCTTGCTGGCGGTCCAGGTCCCGCTGAAGCTGTCGCTTCTGGATGTGGCCGCGATCACGGCGGCCTTCGTGCTGCTCGAGGTTCCGCTGGCACGGATCGCGCATCGCGTCGGCTTTCGCGACCGGCCCTACTGAAAAGCGATGTGCGGTGGCTGTGCTGCATCCAGCTCCCTTATCCGGCTCTTGCATCAACCCGCATCTACGGCTTCGGGTATCCCACGGTCTGTGCCAGCGTGATGCGCTGTGTCGTTCGAAGGCCGAGTCCCTGGGCGAGCGCGCGCCTGTCTATGGAAGCGCGAACCACCGTCACAAGGCCTGCCGCTGCGCAATGCAGATACACGTTTTGCGCGATGCATCCCGCATCGGCTCCCGCGAGAAAGGGGCGGTCGCGCTCGTTGACTTCGGCCATCCGGTCGAAGTCGGCCACGTAGACCAGATTGACCGGTGCGGTCGCCACGAAATCCTGCAGGCCCGTCAGCGCGCGCATGTCCGCTCTCTTGACCAGATAGAGGCGATGCGTGCGAGCCTCGTAGCGATAGGCGCCTGCTGCCAGCACCGCATAGACGTCGATCTCCTTCCAGTCATGTGCCGAAGGTGCCGTGCGTCCGCCTTGTTGCTCTCGATTGACGCCGAAGGCCGCCCACAGCAGTGAGGAAAGTGCCTGAAGCGAAAACGTATCGGGCAGAAACTCCCGCGTGCTTCGTCGCCGCTGGAGGGCCTTGTCAAGGGGCATCGACGCGGGGGTCGGCGTGGGCAGGGGCGTCGATTCGACTGCCGCCTCGATGTGGATGGGGCTCATGGCCGCAGTTCAGAAGTCGACGATGCGGGCTAGCACGTCGCCACGCCCGAATGCGTCGCCGCCGGCGACGCAGATCTGCTCGAGCACGCCGTCGTGCGGCGCCTCGATGTCCACGTTCTGCTGAACCAGCATGGCCCTGCCGATGACCTGCCCGGCGTGGACGCGATCGCCTTCGCATGCGAGCCAGTCCTCGACGAAGGCGGCATCGCCGGCCTCCATCGATTCCCAGCGCGCGGGATCCAGGATGACTTCGCTCATTGCACTCGCTCCCGTGAAATGATGAACCGCAAGCATCGCGCGACATCGCCACACCGGCCTTGACCTGGCTCAAGAGTCACGCGAGCGGGTGCCGCCTTGATGAATGCCGCGGTGGTCGGACGACGGCGCGCCCGCGGCCTCGCCGCCGGCCTCGATGCGCACGATCGGGAGCTGCGAGCGCACGAAACTCAGGGCGTACTGAAGCTCGCCGAGGCTCTCGGCGTGAAGCGTGAACAGCGCATCGCCGCGCTTGACGCGGTCCTGGACCCGCACGTGCACCGAGGCGCCCGCGGCCGGATCGCGTGGCGCGCCCGCCAGCTTGGCGGTGCGCGCCACCAGCCGCGTGTCGATGGCCGACACAACCCCGTCGGCAGGCGCATGCACCTGGTGCGTGTGGGATGCCTTGGGCGGCACGCGCAAGCCACCCTGCGCCTCGCAGATCGCAATGAACTTGGCCAGTGCACGCCCGTCGTCGAGCACCTCGCGCGCCAGCGACCTGCCCTTGCCCGGCGCGGCCTTGTCCGCCATTTCGAGGATCAGTCCGGCCAGCTCGAGCGCGCGTTCGCGCAGGTCCTGCGGGGCGTCGGCCGTGCGCTCGAGCACGGCCATCACGTCCATCGCCTCGAGCGCCGGGCCCACGCCCCGGCCCACGGGCTGGCTGCCGTCGGTGAACACCGTCTGCACCTGCAGGCCCAGCGCCGCGCCCACCGCGACGAGGCTGCGCGAAAGCTGCCCGGCGGCGGCCTGGCTGCGCACCTTGGTGAGCGCGCCGACCGGAATGTCGATCAGCACGCGCTGCGAACCCATGGCAGCCTTCTTCGACAGGATGGAGGCCACCATGAGGCCTTCGCTGTCGATGCTCAACGGCCGCTCCACGCGAATCAGCATGTCGTCGGCGGGGCTGATGCGCATGGCATTGCCCCACGCGATGCAGCCTCCTTCGCGCTCGACGATGCGGCGCATCTGCGCCAGGCTCAGGTCCACCGGCGCCAGGGTTTCCATCACGTCGGCGGTGCCGGCCGCCGATGTGATGGCGCGCGACGAGGTCTTGGGCATCACCACGCCGCATGCGGCGACGATCGGGACCACGATCAGTGTGGTCCGGTTGCCGGGCAGTCCGCCGATGCAGTGCTTGTCCACCACGGGCGAGGTTCCCCAGTCGAGGCGCTCGCCCACGTCGACCATCGCGCGCGTCAGCGCCACCGTCTCGTCGAGATCGAGGCCGTTGCCGGCGCACACCGTCACGAAGGACGCGAGATGAATGTCGGGAACGCGCCCGCGGCTCACGTCTTCCATCAACGCGCGCAGCGCCGCATAGTCCATCCGGACGCCATGGAGCTTGCTGCGCAGATGCGTCAGCGAAGCGAGGACGGGCGGATGCCGCACCACCAGTTCGTCGCCGTCCGCCGCGCCCATGAGGTTCCACGCGGATTCGGACAGCGCGATCTCGTCAGTGCGAAGCCAGCTGCTCCTGACCTGGTGCAGGATCGCAAGCAGGTGCCGTTCGTTGGATATCACTTCCACCTGGGCCTGCGACTGGAACCCCTCGGCCTTGCAGACGTCGCAGTCGGCGTGCATGTAGACGACAGGCTGCTGGTAGGTATCGATGCCGGCACGGCGGGCCAGCAGGCGGTTCGCCAGCATGGTTACCCGGCGAACAATCTTTTCAGCCAGCCGTGCCTGGTGCGGGCACCGGGGCTGCCTTGGGCCAACTTGCCGACCTGCGCCCTGACGATCTTTTCCGCCGATGAGGCCGTGGCGTGCAGATGCGCCTTCACGGTATGCACATATGCGCCGTCTTCGTGACGGATGTGGTTGAACAGCCAGCGCGAGAGCATGCCGTGGAGCTCGGCCAGCACATCCTCCCCACGCTCGAAGCGGGTCCGGAAATCAACCACGCGGCGCACGAAGATCTCGTGAACCTTCCTGTGGGGACCCACGAAGGAATAGCCCGCATCCTCGATCATGGCTTCCTCGAATGCGAAGTGCGACGCCGTGTAGTCGACCGTTTCGTCGATGATCCCGCCGACGGCAGCCTGGTCGTTCGTCTGCCTCGCATCGCCCAGTGCATTGATGTAGTGAACAATCCGTCGATGCTGGGTGTCGATCTCGTGAATTCCAGTGTCGAGTTCGGTCTTCCATACGAGATGCGCCATGACTTCCATGATGAGATTGGTAACTGGTCAGTATTCATGGAGACGGGCTTCATGGGCTTGATCTGCATCAATCTTCCCTGCGCAGGTCGAGGGCTTCTGCCCCCATGTTCGGGGTCGTTGGATGCAGGGCGTCCTCGCGCGGCTCAAGGCCAATACAAGGTGTCCTCGAATGGCGTTGCGCCGATGCGGATCGTCTTTGTTCGAACAACGCCCTCGTACGTGGCGCTCACCCGATAAAGTCCCGGATCCAGCCGCACGAATAGCAGCGGACCGCAGTCTTTATAGGGGCCGAACGCGAGCCTCCTGTCGAGCCTTTCGATCGCGACGTCCAGGCCGGCGACATATTCGCCCGTGCGGGAGCGTGCGAACGTGAGCCGCAGGTTGTAAGGAGCCTTTCGCTCCCGCAGGGATTGCTGCTCTTCGTCGCCGACGCCACCGTTCAGATATGACCCGGCGGGAGGTGCGGGCACGCGCTCGCTGGTAGCAGCGGCCACGCTGAACACACCGGCAAATGCCAGCAGCGCGGCCGCCCGCGCGGCATGTCGGAGATGCGCATATGGTTTCATGGAATTCTTTCGCTGAGGCGCGGCGCTCTCGGGCCTGTCACCGGATCAGGATGTCGTTGACGACCTCGTTCACGCCCTTGACCGATCGGGCGATCTCTCCGGCCCTGCGTTTCTGGTCGGGCGTCTTCACGAAGCCGCTCAGTTGAACGCGTCCCTTGAACGTCTCGACATTGACCTCCGCGGCACTCACGTCTCTGTGAGCGAGCAGGTCGGCCTTCACGCGTGTCGTGATGCTGGTGTCGTCGAAGTACTCGCCGGTGCTCTCGCGGCTTGGGGTCGCTGCGCAACCCGCGAGTGCAATGACGAGACAACCCGTGGCAACGATGCGTAGTTTTGCAGGCAGATATGGCATGTCAGGTCCTTTGAGGATGTTGGAAGCGGACAGGCTAGCGGCGCGAAAGCGCATGCATGTTGATGAATCTCAAGCATCTCCACCCGGCCCGACGGGCAGCATTCGGCCAGTGCCTCGGAAGCGGATCGATACGTTTCGTAAGAAGCGCATGCGCGCGTATCGGCCGCCGACGAGCTTGCGCTTGCGCAAGCGGCAACGTGGAGCGTCGCCCGAGGATTGGCGGCTCGGGCAGGCCTGAGCACGCGGCCGCCCGGTCTCTGCGGGCACGACTCGCGTGCCCGCATTTGTTCATGCGTGCGCATAACCGAAAGGACGATCATGAAGACAGATGCACAGTTGAAAAGCGATGTGACCCGCGAACTCGAGTGGGACCCCTCGGTCAATGCGACCAGCGTTGGCGTCGCGGTCAAGAACGGCGTTGTCACGCTGACGGGTCACCTGGAAACCTATGCGGAGAAGTTCGCGGTGGAGCGCATCGTGCAGCGCGTGCAAGGTGTCCAGGCTCTTGCCGTGGAGCTCGACGTGAAGCTCTCGCCCGGCCACAAGCGCAGCGACTCCGAGATCGCCGAGGCCGCCGAGGCGGCGCTGAAATGGCACTCGGAAGTGCCGAAGGACCGCATCCAGGTGCGGGTCGAGAAAGGGTGGGTCACGCTCAAGGGCGAGGTCGACTGGGACTTCCAGCGCCGGGCTGCCGCACGCGCGGTGCAGCCGCTGATCGGCGTCGTGGGTGTCGCCAACAACATCGCGCTGAAGGTGCATGCGACGCCGGCGGACATCGCGACGCGCATCCGTGAAGCGCTGGCGCGCTGTGCGTTGGATGAGTCCAAGCGCATCGTGGTCGATGTGAACGGCTCGAAGGTCACCTTGCGCGGCACCGTCCACTCGTGGGCGGAACGCGCCGCGGCCCAGGGTGCTGCATGGTCGGCGCCGGGTATCGTGAGCGTGGAAAACGACCTGAAGGTGGCCTGAGGGTTTTTCGCCGCCTGGTGTCGCCGTGCGGCTTCTTCTGGAGAGCAATCATGACCATCCAATCACTCTGCCGGCGCGAGGTCGTCGGCATCTCCGCCAACGCCGGATTGCGCGAGGCGGCCGACCTGATGTGCGAGCAGCATGTGGGTTCGCTGGTCGTCGTGACCAACGACACCCCGCCGAAGGTGGTCGGGATCGTGACGGACCGGGACCTTGCGCTCGATGGCCTGGGCCGCGAGCAGCCACGATCCGATCAGCCCGTGGGCGAACTCGTGCGCGGGCGCCCGTTGGCCGTGTCCGCCAGTGCCGACTTGCGGCAAGCCGCCGAGGCCATGGAGACCGCGGGCGTTCGTCGACTGCTGGTCGTGGACGATGACGGCGGTGTGGTGGGCATCGTCTCCGCCGACGATCTGCTCGAGGCGATGGCGCAAGACTTGGCGAAGCTCGCGCAGGCGTTGCGCCGGAATGTCTCTCGCGAGACGTCCGAGCGCGGCGTATTTGCCGCGGCGTCGAGGCCGCGCGTCACGTATCCCGCGTTCGGTACCGTCGCATCGCAGTGATGGCCGCCCTGGAACGGCAGGGGGACGTCAACGCTTCAGGACGCATTTGTCGTACAGGTCGGGCGCGCGTCCCTCGGGGTCGTAGCGGCGCTTGAGCATGGTGTAGGTGTCCATGCCGTAAGCGCGGCCGAACTCCTCGCGCGTGAAGAAGCTGTCGGAGTAGAGCGACTTGATGCCGCCCATGCGCAGCACCTCCTGCTCGACCAGGCGGTTGAAGTGCCCGGGCTCATGCGCTTCGTGGCGCTCGATGACGTCCCAGAAGCCGAAGTTGACGTGCAGCGTGCCCGCTTCGAGCGGGTACAGCGCGAAGCAGGCGCTCGGGTCGGGCACATGCACCGGACAGATCCAGACCGGCAGGATGCCGATCTCGCGCTGCAGGAAATCGAGGAAAGCCGGCGCCGAGCGGATGGGGATGTCGACGTCCTGGATCACGGATTCGCCATGTGCGCCCCTGAATGCCGCCAGGCGCCTTGTCATGCCCCAGCGCGCATTCATGCGCATGAGCCTTGTGTACGTGCGCGAGTTCAGGTGTTTGCGGCCCAGGAGGCGGCGTATCAGAGGGATCTGCGCGCCGAAGTTGCGCGAACACCAGAACCAGTCCGTGTCCCAGCGCCAGAGGTAGTCGTGCACGCTCAGGTGGTCGACCGGCATCTCCAGCAGCGAGCGGTAGTAGATGCGCTCGAACTCGTAGTTGCTTTGCCAAGGCGCGTCGGCCTCGAAGCGCGCGATGTTCAGCACCATCGATCGTGGCCCGAACACCACGCCGTCGACGAAGTCGGCGTCGCTTTCGCAGGCTTCCGAGATTGCCTGGAAGAACTCCCCGGCGTGTTGGCAGGCGATGTGTTCCACGCGAACGCAGGGCTGCACGGGCAGCGTCCGCAACACCAGCCGCAGTGCGTAGCCGAGCGTCCCGTAGGAGTTCGGGAAGCCGAAGAACAGGTCTCGATGCGCGTTGTCCGGCGTGCAGTGAACAATGACTCCATGCGGCAGAAGCACATCGAGTTCCAGCATCGTGTGGTGGACCAACCCCTGGCGCATCGACGTCGCCTCGATGCCCACGCCCGCCACTGCGCCTCCGGCGGTGATGGTCTTGAGCTGAGGGACCACCGCCGGCATCATGCCGTGCCGTAGCGTGGCTGCCACCAGGTGCTCGTAAGTGGCCAGCCCTTCGACTTCGACCGTGTTGCGGGAGGTGTCGATGCCGATCACGTGATCGAACTCGCCGAGGTTGATGCGCTGCCTCGGCCCGGTCTCGCGGTCGCGAAACAGGTTCGACGTGTGCTTGGCGAGCGCGACGGGCGCCGGCGGGACCTCGCGCCCGTGCTGCATCGTCGCCAGGAGGCGGTTCTTGCGCGCCTCGTGAGCAGCCGTCTCAGCGTCGGGGCTCATACAGGTGCTCCCGGCTCATCGGGTAGCTGCGCGGCGTCACGTTGCCCTTGCTGAAGACGATCTGGAACAGGTGCGTGTAGCCCGCGGGCGAACGGAACATCTCGGCGCAGCCCATCAGGTAGGTCCGCCAGATGCGCCGGAAGCGTTCGTCGAAGCGGTGCGGATCCAGCATCTGGATGGCCGGCCAGTGCTTTTCGAAGCGCTCGGCCCAGGCGTCGAGCGTGGGCGCGTAGTGCCTACGAAGGTTCTCGATGTCCAGCACCTCCAGCCCGCTGCTTTCCATTTCGACCATGACGTCTGCCAGGCTCGGGATCCAGCCGCCGGGGAACACGTGCTTGCGGATGAACAGCTCCGTCTCGAAGCGCCCCACGTGACCGATGAAGTGCAGGATCCCGAGCCCACCGGGTTTGAGGAATTGCGCGTGCGCGCGGACCACCTCGGGCAACTGGTCGCGGCCTGCATGCTCCAGCGTCCCGATCGAGACCACCTTGTCGTACTGCTCGTCGACGTCGCGGAAGTCCGCTTCCCGCACCCGCAGCGAGGCCTCCAGACCGCGCCGCTCGATCTCGTCGCGAAGCCATTCGACCTGCTCCGTGGCGGTGTTGAGCCCGACGCCGGTGGCGCCTGTCTTTTCCTGCGCGCGAAACATGAAACCGCCGAAGCCGCAGCCGATGTCGATGAAGCGGTCTTCGGGCTTCAACACGAGCTTGCGGCACACGTGGTCGATCTTGTGGCGCTGCGCTTCCTCCAGGCTTCGCGTTCCCTCGGGCCAGTAGCCGCAGGTGTACATCATCAGGGGATCGTCGAGCCATCGCCTGTAGAAGCCGGTGCCCAACCCGTAGTGCGCGCGTGCGTTGGCCTTGGCGTGGGCCGGGTCGCGGTTGGAGTGTCGCAACTCGTGCAGTCCGTTCTCGATGCCGTTGAGGGTTCCTGCATGCCGGTCGAAACCCGCAGCCATGCCCGCGGCGAGAGCGGCGCCGAAATCGCCTTCGACATCCACCTGCTGATCGAAATAGGCCTCCATCAATCCGATGTGACCGCGTGTGGCTGTGGCAAACACCGCCGCGTCGGTGTGGAAGCTGATGGTGAAGACCGGAGAGCCCTCGCCCACCGGAATGCGGCTGCCGTCGGGCAAGACGACGCAGAAGCAGGTCGCGGCCCGCCGGCCGATGTCGGCGAGCATGTTGCGCAGCGGCAGAGACGGCATCATGGAGCGCGCCAGGTCCGCGGCAGCTGCCTAGCCGTCGATCGGCACGCCCCCGCCGAAGCGGCAGATCCACTGGTCCATGACCTCGCGCTGCGCAGCGCCGATCGCGCGCTGCCAGCCCACCAGCATTTCCCACTGTTCTCGCTGCGCCAGCAGCATGCTTTTGCCCACAGCCAGCTGCCAGTTCATGATGGATTGGAAATAGTCGCCGCCGGAGGTCGCGGAAGCAGCAGGGGTCGTCGAGAAAGCATTGCTGGGCATGTGGTGTCTCCAAGAGCCAGAGGACATCCTAGGAACTCACCGGCAGGCACCGCTTGATGCGCATCAAGCCATGCGCAGGTGCCCTTCAACTGCCGGCATCGCGCATCGCGGCGCGCAGGCGGGCGGCAGCCCGGCGGACTTCAGCCTCCGCGGCCTGCCATTGCGCAGCGTCGGCGGCATCCATCTCGGCCATCCTGTCTTTTACCTCCTTCTGGCTCTGCCTCAGCACGAGGATCCGCCTCTCCAGGTCCGCCCCGGCCTGCCCTGTGCCTGGTGCGCCCATGCGCTCGAGCCGGGCGACAGCCTGTTGCGCCCGGTCGACATCGCGCTGCGCGCGCTCGACGATGGAACTTTGCGTGCGGGTGATCGGCGCATGGACGAAGGCGGGCTGCAGGCCGAGCGTCCGGCGGTCGGTATCGGGCAGCACGAGACGGCCTGCGCGCACCTGCAGCTGCGCTACCGGCACCGCGACGACGTTCACTGTCGTCGCGGTGTCGTCCATCCGCACGGCACCGGCCACCTGCGCAACGGCGTTCTGGGCAACTGAGATTCCGAGCGCAAGGCCGACGATCAGCGGGCGGGCTTTCATGCCTTCACGCGCCCTCGCTTCCCAGCGTGGCCAACTTGCGCAGCCATTGCTCGCGCTGGATGTCGCCCATGCCTTCGACCTGTCCGATCAGGGTCTCGTGAACCGGTGCGATGCCCACGAGGCCGAGGATGTTCCGCTCCAGAGCTTTGAGGCTGTGCGCGCGAAAGTACCAGCGGTACACCAGCGCCGGCATGCCCATGGTCACGACGATGCGCGCCGAGCGACCCTTGAGCAGCTTGGTGCCGATGCCGCCTTGCTCGGACTTCCCGAGCGCGAACCCGGGCCGTAGCACCTGTTCCAGGAAACCTTTCGTCATGGCGGGCATGCCGCCGAGCCACAGCGGGAAGAACAGCACGATGTGCCCGGCCCACAGGATGCCCTCCTGCGCCGGCTGCAGCACAGGCGGCAGTGCTCCGGACTCCCACATCGCCTTGCTGCGCAGCAACGGAAGCTCCAGTTCCGCGATCCGGATGGTCCGGACGTCGTGGCCGGACGCTTGCGCCGCGTGCGCATAGGCATCGGCAAGCGAATGGCCGAAATGCATGCCCGACGCATCGGGATGCCCCTGCAGCAGGAGAATGTTCTTTGGCATGGGATTCGAAAAGGAAGGATTCATCCTCTCGTCCGGCGCGGCCCCCGGACTTGCGAAAAATCAATCCCGCGCGATCTAACGCCATGCCGATGACCGACATGCCTTGACGCGATGCCGTCCCCG
Above is a window of Variovorax sp. PMC12 DNA encoding:
- a CDS encoding HlyD family secretion protein, encoding MSSGARKLAALVLLIAAIALGGAYLWARLHRGGPGDAFIGGNGRIEATEFDIASKLGGRVRDIEVEEGDVVAAGQVLAHMQVQTLEAQRDEARARQVQAGVGVGSAEAQVKVRENERDAAIALVAQRESEVDAARRRLRRSETLVREGAASAQEVDDDRARVLGAQAALAATRAQVQAAKAGVLAARAEVDAARSMVSAADATVARIEADLDDNVLVAPRDGRVQYRIAQPGEVLGPGGKVLSLVDLSDVYMTFFVPEVVAGRLAQGAEVHIVLDAAPEYVFPARVSFVASTAQFTPKTVETASERQKLMFRVKARIDRDLLRKHLAHVKTGLPGVAWVKLDPAADWPDGLALKVP
- a CDS encoding efflux transporter outer membrane subunit yields the protein MESKRATQERRGCRGSQVPVTRRAEKAIAIAATLCALAGCASLARNDLPPPAVAALFPAQELPQGADTSRIAWHEYFVDASLRSLIARALDENRDLRIAVHRVAQARAVLAAQRAERFPVVGLSAGVDRSRVPGDLNLTGRPVTGSQFSVGIGVASWELDMWGRLRDLQDAALEIFLATEAGRRAVVVNLVSEVANGYLQLCETDERLALAHQFTDSRAQSLRIFVRRMEEGATSRLNVAQVETLLMQARALAAQLEQSRQAQAHALTLLVGAPVNLAPVAALRTQEELVGDANPGLPSDLLAARPDIVAAEHQLRAENANVGAARAAFFPRVVLTASAGTASAELEGLFAPGSGAWVFSPAVSLPLFDGGRRRAGLALAQARRQQAIDNYEKTVQGAFRDVADALSARRWSAEQAAIAQGALAVQTERARLAQLRYDNGAAAYLEVLDAQRDLLTAGQQLVQARRLALSSRVAVYAALGGGSLAASPSVSP
- a CDS encoding CDP-archaeol synthase; this encodes MHHFWLGLELLLLLAVANNAPIATKLLLGNRWSWPLDGGIRLGDGRPLLGPSKTARGVVASVAACVLCAPLVGLSPGIGAAIGAAAMAADALSSFIKRRLAIEPSGRAFGLDQIPESLLPLLAVQVPLKLSLLDVAAITAAFVLLEVPLARIAHRVGFRDRPY
- a CDS encoding nitroreductase family protein → MSPIHIEAAVESTPLPTPTPASMPLDKALQRRRSTREFLPDTFSLQALSSLLWAAFGVNREQQGGRTAPSAHDWKEIDVYAVLAAGAYRYEARTHRLYLVKRADMRALTGLQDFVATAPVNLVYVADFDRMAEVNERDRPFLAGADAGCIAQNVYLHCAAAGLVTVVRASIDRRALAQGLGLRTTQRITLAQTVGYPKP
- a CDS encoding biotin/lipoyl-containing protein; translation: MSEVILDPARWESMEAGDAAFVEDWLACEGDRVHAGQVIGRAMLVQQNVDIEAPHDGVLEQICVAGGDAFGRGDVLARIVDF
- a CDS encoding thymidine phosphorylase family protein, with protein sequence MLANRLLARRAGIDTYQQPVVYMHADCDVCKAEGFQSQAQVEVISNERHLLAILHQVRSSWLRTDEIALSESAWNLMGAADGDELVVRHPPVLASLTHLRSKLHGVRMDYAALRALMEDVSRGRVPDIHLASFVTVCAGNGLDLDETVALTRAMVDVGERLDWGTSPVVDKHCIGGLPGNRTTLIVVPIVAACGVVMPKTSSRAITSAAGTADVMETLAPVDLSLAQMRRIVEREGGCIAWGNAMRISPADDMLIRVERPLSIDSEGLMVASILSKKAAMGSQRVLIDIPVGALTKVRSQAAAGQLSRSLVAVGAALGLQVQTVFTDGSQPVGRGVGPALEAMDVMAVLERTADAPQDLRERALELAGLILEMADKAAPGKGRSLAREVLDDGRALAKFIAICEAQGGLRVPPKASHTHQVHAPADGVVSAIDTRLVARTAKLAGAPRDPAAGASVHVRVQDRVKRGDALFTLHAESLGELQYALSFVRSQLPIVRIEAGGEAAGAPSSDHRGIHQGGTRSRDS
- a CDS encoding bacteriohemerythrin gives rise to the protein MEVMAHLVWKTELDTGIHEIDTQHRRIVHYINALGDARQTNDQAAVGGIIDETVDYTASHFAFEEAMIEDAGYSFVGPHRKVHEIFVRRVVDFRTRFERGEDVLAELHGMLSRWLFNHIRHEDGAYVHTVKAHLHATASSAEKIVRAQVGKLAQGSPGARTRHGWLKRLFAG
- a CDS encoding BON domain-containing protein, with the protein product MPYLPAKLRIVATGCLVIALAGCAATPSRESTGEYFDDTSITTRVKADLLAHRDVSAAEVNVETFKGRVQLSGFVKTPDQKRRAGEIARSVKGVNEVVNDILIR
- a CDS encoding BON domain-containing protein — translated: MKTDAQLKSDVTRELEWDPSVNATSVGVAVKNGVVTLTGHLETYAEKFAVERIVQRVQGVQALAVELDVKLSPGHKRSDSEIAEAAEAALKWHSEVPKDRIQVRVEKGWVTLKGEVDWDFQRRAAARAVQPLIGVVGVANNIALKVHATPADIATRIREALARCALDESKRIVVDVNGSKVTLRGTVHSWAERAAAQGAAWSAPGIVSVENDLKVA
- a CDS encoding CBS domain-containing protein, which produces MTIQSLCRREVVGISANAGLREAADLMCEQHVGSLVVVTNDTPPKVVGIVTDRDLALDGLGREQPRSDQPVGELVRGRPLAVSASADLRQAAEAMETAGVRRLLVVDDDGGVVGIVSADDLLEAMAQDLAKLAQALRRNVSRETSERGVFAAASRPRVTYPAFGTVASQ